A genomic window from Salvia hispanica cultivar TCC Black 2014 chromosome 5, UniMelb_Shisp_WGS_1.0, whole genome shotgun sequence includes:
- the LOC125186421 gene encoding thioredoxin H4-2-like, whose protein sequence is MLLYPKFLNSKGTGVVLPPGLRFDWIGQYWTKALGLLKSYKRNGDHDGKAALAGGNNVHLITTMDKWEKETSEAKQEGKIVVVNFSASWCGPCRAIAPAYSELADKYTSVVFLTVDVDDLAELSAAWNVEATPMFFFLKDRRQLDKLVGSNKSDLQKKVASVCGANASSPH, encoded by the exons ATGTTGCTCTATCCTAAATTTCTCAATTCTAAG GGGACTGGTGTTGTCCTTCCACCAGGGTTGAGATTCGATTGGATCGGACAATATTGGACTAAG GCTCTGGGTCTACTCAAGTCGTACAAACGAAATGGTGATCATGATGGCAAGGCAGCGCTTGCTGGGGGGAACAATGTCCATCTTATAACTACGATGGACAAGTGGGAAAAAGAGACATCAGAAGCCAAACAAGAAGGCAAAATT GTGGTTGTGAACTTCAGTGCATCATGGTGTGGTCCCTGTAGAGCGATAGCTCCTGCTTATTCCGAACTAGCTGATAAATATACATCGGTTGTGTTTTTAACCGTTGATGTCGATGACTTAGCG GAATTGAGTGCTGCATGGAATGTCGAGGCAACTCCGAtgttctttttcttgaaaGACAGGCGGCAACTGGACAAGCTCGTGGGATCTAACAAGTCGGATCTTCAGAAGAAAGTTGCATCCGTTTGTGGTGCCAATGCAAGCTCGCCGCATTGA
- the LOC125187549 gene encoding probable inactive receptor kinase At3g08680 — MKKLITTTIILLLSLATHINSDLSSDAAALLDFAGSVPHVRELNWNASASGTICTTWTGITCSNDKTRVTGVHLPALGFFGRIPASTIGKLDALKVLSLRSNHLSGNLPSDILSLPSLQALYLQRNNFSGPIPASLPPRLALLDLSSNSLSGPIPPSLANLTRLAVLNLQSNSFTGNLPDLDIPSLNLFNVSYNSLNGTIPQSLRRFPASCFIGNVNLSASSPSPPTKTRKLNVGAIVAIAIACVALFLLAMLYLLFCIKKKSDGERSSTRVIKVKTSSSDGGVATENLKSDDFGSGVQGAEKVRLTVMEGISFGFDLEDLLRASAEVLGKGSHGTTYKAILDESTTVAVKRLKEVGVAKKEFDQYMEHVGRLGRHPNVVPLLAYYCSKDEKLLVYEYMPSGSLSAALHGNRDAGGGGGALDWESRLNVAIGAARGVAHIHSEGGAKFIHGNIKSSNILLRGGLDGCISDLGLSPMLTGYSDVKYRVAGYRAPEVIEAKKAATHKSDVYSFGVVLLEMLTGKSPVRYPGYEEVVDLPRWVRSVVREEWTAEVFDVELIKHGGVEEELVQMLQIAFCCVAKVAEARPSMDEVVGMMERIRHPDVDNRPSSEDNAQTP, encoded by the exons ATGAAAAAACtcatcaccaccaccattaTTCTCTTGCTATCACTGGCCACACACATCAACTCCGACCTCAGCTCCGACGCAGCCGCCCTCCTCGATTTCGCGGGCAGCGTTCCCCACGTGCGCGAGCTCAACTGGAACGCTAGCGCCTCAGGCACAATCTGCACTACATGGACAGGCATCACCTGCTCCAACGACAAAACCCGAGTGACGGGAGTCCATCTCCCGGCACTCGGGTTCTTCGGCCGGATTCCGGCCAGCACGATCGGAAAGCTGGACGCTCTTAAAGTCCTCAGCCTGAGATCGAACCACCTCAGCGGCAATCTCCCTTCCGACATCCTCTCCCTCCCTTCCCTCCAAGCTCTGTACCTACAACGCAACAACTTCTCCGGCCCCATCCCGGCCTCTCTCCCGCCCCGTCTCGCCCTCTTAGATCTCTCCTCCAACTCCCTCTCCGGCCCCATCCCGCCCTCCCTCGCTAACCTCACGAGGCTCGCCGTGCTCAACCTCCAATCCAACTCCTTCACCGGAAATCTGCCTGATTTAGACATTCCATCTCTCAATCTTTTCAATGTCAGCTACAATTCGCTTAACGGCACCATCCCTCAGTCCCTCCGCAGATTCCCAGCTTCCTGTTTCATCGGAAACGTTAATCTCTCAGCCTCATCGCCTTCTCCACCAACGAAAACAAGGAAACTAAACGTGGGAGCCATTGTTGCTATAGCAATCGCTTGCGTAGCTCTGTTTTTACTAGCAATGCTGTATCTCCTATTCTGTATAAAGAAGAAGAGCGACGGCGAGAGGTCGTCTACGAGAGTGATCAAGGTGAAGACTTCATCGTCGGACGGGGGCGTGGCGACGGAGAATCTGAAGTCGGATGATTTCGGGAGCGGCGTGCAAGGGGCGGAGAAGGTGAGGCTGACGGTGATGGAAGGAATCTCGTTCGGCTTCGATCTGGAGGACTTGCTCCGGGCGTCAGCGGAGGTGCTGGGGAAGGGGAGCCACGGCACCACCTACAAAGCCATCCTAGACGAGTCCACCACCGTCGCTGTTAAGAGGCTCAAAGAGGTCGGTGTTGCCAAGAAGGAGTTTGATCAGTACATGGAGCACGTAGGACGCCTCGGCCGCCATCCCAACGTCGTCCCCTTGCTCGCTTACTATTGCTCCAAAGACGAGAAGCTTCTCGTCTATGAGTATATGCCTTCGGGTAGCCTCTCTGCTGCCCTGCACG GAAACCGAGATGCAGGGGGAGGAGGGGGTGCATTGGACTGGGAGTCGAGGCTAAATGTGGCGATCGGAGCAGCAAGAGGTGTGGCACACATTCACTCAGAAGGTGGGGCCAAGTTCATCCATGGCAACATAAAGTCCTCCAACATACTCTTAAGAGGAGGTCTAGACGGCTGCATCTCCGACTTGGGGTTGAGCCCTATGCTAACAGGCTACAGCGACGTCAAGTATCGGGTGGCCGGATACAGAGCACCGGAGGTGAtcgaggcgaagaaggccGCCACGCACAAGTCGGATGTGTACAGCTTTGGTGTGGTGCTTCTTGAAATGCTGACGGGGAAGAGCCCGGTGAGGTACCCCGGGTACGAGGAGGTGGTTGATCTGCCGAGGTGGGTGAGGTCCGTGGTGCGGGAGGAGTGGACGGCTGAGGTTTTCGATGTGGAGCTGATCAAGCATGGCGGGGTCGAGGAGGAGCTCGTGCAGATGCTGCAGATAGCGTTCTGCTGCGTGGCCAAGGTGGCGGAGGCGAGGCCGTCAATGGATGAGGTGGTGGGGATGATGGAGAGGATCCGACATCCCGATGTCGATAATAGGCCGTCGTCCGAGGACAACGCGCAGACGCCGTGA
- the LOC125187551 gene encoding uncharacterized protein LOC125187551 isoform X1 codes for MAKPWSSRFISRSFHQIASKPSSTGTPTTTSAISNFIATTPTVTQSPSFSSWLLNSQKPQFSSAAGVFGRLYRHPGLLQCRNSLGFRYFSLNRGEMGSKLFASKMAKKPAVALKTAFDRYKEAVRLQIEAFWKRNYMMVLGAGGLVVCILLWRLLFGIATTFIGFSEGMAKYGFLALSTAIVAFTGLYIRARFTVNPDKVYRMAMRKLNTSAGILEVMGAPLTGTDLRAYVMSGGGITLKNFRPRLGSKRCFLIFPIHGSERKGLVSVEVKKKKGQYDMKLLAVDVPVATGPDQRLFLIGDEEEYRIGGGLISELRDPVVKALAAAKEFEARDEKEDEEDDARELEEAERKHQEEVEKLQKEQSK; via the exons ATGGCGAAACCCTGGTCATCCAGATTTATCAGCCGTAGTTTTCATCAAATTGCATCAAAACCCTCTTCAACCGGCACTCCCACGACCACCAGCGCCATCTCCAATTTCATCGCTACCACTCCTACGGTAACTCAAAGCCCTAGTTTTTCTTCGTGGCTGTTGAATTCCCAAAAACCCCAATTTTCTTCAGCGGCTGGTGTATTTGGGAGATTGTATCGGCATCCCGGACTTTTGCAATGTAGGAATTCTCTAGGGTTTAGGTATTTTTCGCTTAATCGCGGTGAGATGGGTTCTAAGCTTTTCGCTTCAAAAATGGCGAAGAAGCCTGCTGTGGCTCTTAAGACTGCGTTTGACCGGTACAAGGAGGCGGTGAGGCTGCAGATTGAAGCGTTCTGGAAGAGAAATTATATGATGGTGCTGGGCGCTGGGGGATTGGTTGTGTGCATTCTGCTGTGGCGGCTGCTGTTCGGCATCGCAACAACCTTTATTGGTTTCTCGGAGGGTATGGCCAAGTATGGCTTTCTGGCTCTTTCGACCGCCATAGTTGCCTTTACT GGCCTGTATATCCGTGCAAGATTTACTGTCAACCCTGACAAAGTTTACAGAATGGCCATGAGGAAGTTAAATACATCCGCTGGCATTCTTGAGGTAATGGGTGCACCACTCACGGGAACGGACTTGAGAGCCTATGTGATGTCAGGAGGGGGCATCACCCTGAAAAATTTCCGACCTAGGTTGGGAAGCAAACgatgttttcttattttcccTATTCATGGTTCAGAAAGGAAGGGATTAGTCAGTGTCGAagtcaagaagaagaaaggccAG TATGATATGAAATTATTGGCAGTGGATGTTCCTGTGGCAACTGGACCTGACCAACGCCTGTTCTTGATCGGGGATGAAGAAGAGTACAGAATAGGCGGTGGTTTAATCTCTGAACTGCGAGATCCGGTTGTCAAAGCTTTGGCAGCTGCTAAGGAGTTCGAAGCACGTGACGAGAAGGAGGATGAGGAGGACGATGCAAGGGAACTTGAAGAAGCAGAAAGAAAGCATCAAGAAGAAGTTGAAAAGCTCCAAAAAGAGCAATCCAAATAG
- the LOC125187551 gene encoding uncharacterized protein LOC125187551 isoform X2, whose translation MAKPWSSRFISRSFHQIASKPSSTGTPTTTSAISNFIATTPTVTQSPSFSSWLLNSQKPQFSSAAGVFGRLYRHPGLLQCRNSLGFRYFSLNRGEMGSKLFASKMAKKPAVALKTAFDRYKEAVRLQIEAFWKRNYMMVLGAGGLVVCILLWRLLFGIATTFIGFSEGMAKYGFLALSTAIVAFTGLYIRARFTVNPDKVYRMAMRKLNTSAGILEVMGAPLTGTDLRAYVMSGGGITLKNFRPRLGSKRCFLIFPIHGSERKGLVSVEVKKKKGQLFIELQNVDCGFRFGPNSLNLRYSKALLTSMI comes from the exons ATGGCGAAACCCTGGTCATCCAGATTTATCAGCCGTAGTTTTCATCAAATTGCATCAAAACCCTCTTCAACCGGCACTCCCACGACCACCAGCGCCATCTCCAATTTCATCGCTACCACTCCTACGGTAACTCAAAGCCCTAGTTTTTCTTCGTGGCTGTTGAATTCCCAAAAACCCCAATTTTCTTCAGCGGCTGGTGTATTTGGGAGATTGTATCGGCATCCCGGACTTTTGCAATGTAGGAATTCTCTAGGGTTTAGGTATTTTTCGCTTAATCGCGGTGAGATGGGTTCTAAGCTTTTCGCTTCAAAAATGGCGAAGAAGCCTGCTGTGGCTCTTAAGACTGCGTTTGACCGGTACAAGGAGGCGGTGAGGCTGCAGATTGAAGCGTTCTGGAAGAGAAATTATATGATGGTGCTGGGCGCTGGGGGATTGGTTGTGTGCATTCTGCTGTGGCGGCTGCTGTTCGGCATCGCAACAACCTTTATTGGTTTCTCGGAGGGTATGGCCAAGTATGGCTTTCTGGCTCTTTCGACCGCCATAGTTGCCTTTACT GGCCTGTATATCCGTGCAAGATTTACTGTCAACCCTGACAAAGTTTACAGAATGGCCATGAGGAAGTTAAATACATCCGCTGGCATTCTTGAGGTAATGGGTGCACCACTCACGGGAACGGACTTGAGAGCCTATGTGATGTCAGGAGGGGGCATCACCCTGAAAAATTTCCGACCTAGGTTGGGAAGCAAACgatgttttcttattttcccTATTCATGGTTCAGAAAGGAAGGGATTAGTCAGTGTCGAagtcaagaagaagaaaggccAG TTATTCATAGAGCTTCAGAATGTAGATTGTGGGTTTCGGTTTGGTCCCAATTCCCTCAACTTGAGATACAGTAAAGCTTTATTGACTAG TATGATATGA